A genomic segment from Aegilops tauschii subsp. strangulata cultivar AL8/78 chromosome 1, Aet v6.0, whole genome shotgun sequence encodes:
- the LOC109782054 gene encoding uncharacterized protein, with product MATAAAIRRLLRPTSSTALSRARRILSSTASSPPNRSPNTNSPVSFDWSDDDESSPAPPPASPAKNPTLPPPYDPFSKKPAVADPPDPTNLQEVFHQMRAGGLTDYAIKMFDGLSKDGLTHEALALFSVIKDKGAMPDVVAHTAVLEAYANAGPAHWRDAVRTYKRMLSSGVAPNAYTMAVLIKGLAASDRCAEAGKYLLEMLDRGMRPNVETCLAAFEAHVRMDKVEEGKALLETMKKKGFVLDEEAVRSGTVKRGHVFRGVMSLLFGKS from the coding sequence atggccaccgccgccgccatccgccgcctcctccgtcccacctcctccaccgccttGTCCCGTGCCCGCCGCATCCTCTCCTCCACCGCTTCTTCACCGCCAAACCGCAGCCCCAACACGAACAGCCCCGTCTCCTTCGACTGGTCCGACGACGACGAGAGTTCCCCCGCACCTCCACCCGCATCCCCGGCAAAGAACCCCACTCTGCCGCCGCCATACGACCCCTTCAGCAAGAAGCCCGCCGTGGCCGACCCACCCGACCCCACCAACCTTCAGGAGGTCTTCCATCAGATGCGAGCCGGAGGGCTCACCGACTATGCCATCAAGATGTTCGACGGATTGTCCAAGGACGGGCTCACGCACGAAGCGTTGGCTCTCTTCTCGGTCATCAAGGATAAGGGCGCCATGCCCGATGTCGTCGCCCACACCGCCGTCCTTGAGGCCTACGCCAACGCCGGCCCCGCCCACTGGCGCGACGCCGTGCGCACCTACAAGCGCATGCTCTCAAGCGGGGTCGCGCCGAACGCGTACACCATGGCCGTGCTCATCAAGGGGCTTGCGGCGAGCGACCGGTGTGCGGAGGCAGGCAAGTACCTGCTGGAGATGCTCGACCGTGGGATGCGACCCAATGTGGAGACGTGCCTGGCTGCCTTTGAGGCGCACGTCAGGATGGACAAGGTGGAAGAGGGGAAGGCTCTGCTggagacaatgaagaagaagggGTTCGTGTTGGATGAGGAGGCAGTGCGCAGCGGCACGGTCAAGCGGGGGCATGTCTTCAGGGGTGTCATGAGCCTGCTCTTTGGGAAGTCATAA